Proteins co-encoded in one Cataglyphis hispanica isolate Lineage 1 chromosome 4, ULB_Chis1_1.0, whole genome shotgun sequence genomic window:
- the LOC126849103 gene encoding ubiquitin-conjugating enzyme E2 N: MAALPRRIIKETQRLMQEPVPGISAVPDDTNARYFHVIVTGPEDSPFEGGLFKLELFLPEDYPMSAPKVRFITKIYHPNIDRLGRICLDILKDKWSPALQIRTVLLSIQALLSAPNPDDPLANDVAELWKVNESEAIRNAKEWTRRYAMDN; the protein is encoded by the exons ATGGCAGCGTTACCACGGAGGATTATTAAAGAAACTCAAAGATTAATGCAAGAACCAGTTCCTGGTATCAGTGCTGTACCAGATGATACAAATGCTAGGTATTTTCATGTAATAGTAACGGGACCTGAGGATTCGCCGTTCGAAGGCGGACTGTTTAAACTTGAATTGTTCCTACCTGAGGATTATCCAATGTCCGCACCTAAAGTTAGattcattacaaaaatatatcatccaAATATAGACAG ATTGGGCAGGATTTGTCTGGATATTCTTAAGGACAAGTGGAGTCCGGCACTTCAAATCAGAACAGTTTTGCTGTCCATACAAGCGCTTTTAAGCGCGCCGAATCCCGATGATCCTTTGGCAAATGATGTAGCTGAACTTTGGAAGGTCAATGAAAGCGAAGCGATACGTAATGCCAAAGAATGGACTCGAAGATACGCTATGGACAACTGA
- the LOC126849060 gene encoding putative elongator complex protein 1 — MKNLTVYQLRRRNVEFMKDIVVKNDNGPLQCVHCAIDPNYLSMYILFDNRIYAISMEDNSDITNINFDGYENSKVIGFEYCVTMQELYCAYECGAIARLDIADRVDFIQEIVITFSSGLECIKLSPDNEIITAVTCTGTVITMVTDFQVISEVDLYSEDFGEKQFVTVGWGKKETQFHGSAGKAAAKAKPEELNANELDDGRPRITWRGDGALFAVSFLHILTKIRQFKIFDREGTLCYTSEPTNGLEECLAWRPLGNLIATTQRMANKYVVALFEKNGLKYTDFPLPFTSKEITVKDLLWSPNSDVLAVICEQSGMFNTILQLWTENNCHWYLKQTIVFSTDNPLIYATWSTTGRYDQKELVLLTSKEIMFCSFNWCVNHSRGKNIDDNTVIGVIDGNKTLVTGFRNGIVPPPMAHQSLQIQKPVNAIAFAPSINDKTSLINSNMFCTISCDNRLTFFKQITDSSPEYEVLHSYNIDCSTLDITGIDKSVYTMHHFLWLAEDVMLFSITMDKHNLLCVLSVDKMHSKKNSILPIQKFYAVDNSIEYIIPSFDANTAYIIVNRAIFKYTKDAEELDPTDILLRELCYQVEVIKIDVKDVIIALSCTNCFSIDGKEIAKNITSFYVHSDFLLLTTQQHTLICVPLTENGMKQLNKHDLTIKPWENGNNEISFTDIYIRRMEKDSYIIAAISQDSKTILQMPRGNLECIEPRALSLHILKSHLDNCNYRIAFDIMKKQRINLNLIYDHDPKLFMDNAEKFVEEIAKPDWLSLFLSELQNEDITSTMYANCYPNRSVRSVATSGSNEIKVNKVNEICKLLRDIMERRHNAANLIQPILVSLVKNHEKQGLEKALSKVKQVKILEDFQKSTQSPSSTSAENALKYLLHFVNIDILYDTALGMYDFELTMFVASKSSKDPKEYIPFLNNLKKLNEDYMKYSIDMHLKRYELALEHIARDSTKFEECFNLVHNQKLYSKAMKLFKKGSMEYKKITRAYGEFLLSKTKYQEAGIMFHRSGDLDRALKAFSTLGENWQDAIAVSREMKLSSTDLHELYELLVKRLKAERNYEDGATILKDYLNDAEEAVALLCEGKVWKRAVRIAHDVQRLDLCETHIKPGITEHAEHVMSQLGKLKEDFLRHKSRLALVRVEISARQTRPCNESIYHDEPAFGKEITDSLSETSSIADSVSSKKSRTSTASRRSYRSSKNRRKQERKLLSLKEGSTFEDLGLIHVLYQIITTAYKNKDEWFRLVQVLTRFEFDECAEKLYIEINNFFELVENSKSEIWDKSAPTSLAEVEKMAIYTPAQIQEITAPIKLIERYITHPPETDSTSCVLSIF; from the exons ATGAAGAACTTAACAGTTTATCAGCTACGACGCCGAAATGTCGAATTTATGAAAGATATTGTTGTGAAAAACGATAATGGACCTTTGCAATGTGTACATTGTGCGATCGATCCAAATTATCTCAGTATGTACATTCTATTTGACAATCGGATCTATGCAATATCAATGGAGGATAATAGTGATATtaccaatataaattttgacggATATGAAAACTCCAAGGTTATTGGATTTGAGTATTGCGTTACAATGCAGGAGTTGTATTGCGCGTATGAATGTGGTGCTATTGCCAGATTGGATATAGCAGACCGAGTCGATTTTATACAAGAGATAGTAATTACATTTAGTAGTGGCCTAGAGTGTATAAAACTTAGTCCAGATAATGAGATTATTACGGCTGTAACATGTACAGGAACTGTGATCACTATGGTGACTGATTTTCAAGTAATATCAGag gtAGATTTATACTCGGAAGACTTCGGAGAGAAACAATTTGTTACAGTTGGTTGGGGCAAAAAAGAGACTCAGTTTCATGGTTCAGCAGGGAAAGCAGCAGCTAAAGCTAAACCAGAGGAACTGAATGCAAACGAACTCGACGACGGTCGTCCTCGAATCACTTGGCGTGGGGACGGTGCTCTATTCGCTGTTAGTTTTCTGCATATTCTAACGAAAATTCGacagtttaaaatattcgatCGAGAGGGTACTTTATGCTATACTAGTGAACCAACTAATGGATTGGAAGAATGTTTGGCTTGGCGGCCATTGGGAAATTTAATTGCCACAACCCAAAGAATGGCCAATAAATATGTGGTTGCACTCTTTGAAAAAAACGGTCtaaaatatacagattttCCACTTCCATTTACATCGAAAGAAATAACG GTAAAAGATTTGCTTTGGTCACCAAATTCAGACGTCTTAGCTGTCATTTGCGAACAATCGGGAATGTTCAATACGATACTGCAATTATGGACGGAAAATAATTGTCACTGGTATCTTAAACAGACCATTGTTTTTTCTACAGACAACCCACTGATATACGCAACATGGAGCACTACAGGAAGATATGATCAAAAAGAATTGGTTCTTCTAACatcaaaagaaattatgtttTGTTCTTTTAATTGGTGCGTGAATCATAGTCGAGGCAAAAATATAGACGACAATACCGTGATTGGCGTTATTGATGGAAACAAAACGCTAGTCACTGGCTTTAGAAACGGAATCGTCCCACCGCCAATGGCCCATCAATCTTTACAGATTCAGAAACCAGTAAATGCTATTGCCTTTGCTCCAAGTATCAATGATAAAACATCTTTGATAAACAGTAATATGTTCTGCACCATATCGTGCGATAACAGATTGACATTTTTCAAACAGATAACG GATTCTTCACCAGAATATGAAGTTTTACACTCATACAATATTGATTGTTCAACTTTAGACATAACAGGAATTGATAAAAGTGTTTATACCATGCATCATTTCTTATGGCTTGCAGAAGATGTTATGTTGTTTTCTATAACTATGGATAAACATAATCTCCTGTGTGTTTTGTCTGTAGATAAAATGCATTCTAAAAAAAACAGTATTTTGCCGATACA GAAATTTTATGCCGTAGATAATtcgatagaatatataattccttCTTTTGATGCAAATACGGCTTACATAATAGTAAATCGggctatatttaaatataccaAAGATGCAGAAGAACTCGATCCGACAGATATACTCTTAAGAGAACTATGCTATCAAGTggaagttataaaaattgatgtaaaagACGTTATTATTGCTCTGTCTTGCACAAATTGTTTCTCAATTGATGGAAAGGAAATTGCTAAGAACATTACGAGTTTTTATGTACATTCCGATTTTTTGCTTCTCACAACACAGCAACATACATTGATTTGTGTTCCATTAACCGAGAACGGTATGAAGCAACTAAATAAACACGATTTAACTATCAAGCCTTGGGAAAATGGCAATAACGAGATATCATTTACAG atatCTATATTAGACGAATGGAAAaagattcttatataatagcGGCAATATCTCAAGATTCGAAGACAATTTTGCAGATGCCTAGAGGAAATTTAGAATGTATAGAACCAAGGGCACTGTCgttgcatatattaaaatctcatcttgataattgtaattatcggATAGCGTTTGATATAATGAAGAAACAacgcataaatttaaatctaatatacGATCATGATCCGAAACTATTTATGGATAACGCGGAGAAATTTGTAGAAGAAATCGCGAAACCAGATTGGTTAAGCCTGTTTCTGTCAGAGTTACAAAATGAAGATATCACTAGCACGATGTACGCGAATTGTTATCCAAACCGTTCTGTACGATCGGTAGCGACATCGGGAAGTAACGAAATCAAAGTTAATAAGGTAAACGAGATTTGTAAATTACTGAGAGATATTATGGAGAGACGACATAACGCGGCTAATCTAATACAACCGATATTAGTGAGCTTAgtaaaaaatcatgaaaaacaAGGTTTAGAAAAAGCACTCAGTAAAGTGAAACAAGTCAAGATACTGGAGGATTTCCAAAAATCAACGCAATCTCCTTCTTCCACATCTGCCGAAAAtgcattgaaatatttgttacattttgtaaatattgatattttatatgatactgCATTAGGCATGTATGATTTCGAACTCACAATGTTTGTAGCTTCTAAGTCATCGAAAGATCCCAAGGAATATATTCCATTCTTAAATAACTTGAAAAAACTAAATGAAGATTACATGAAGTATTCCATTGATATGCACCTTAAACGTTATGAATTAGCGCTCGAACATATAGCCAGAGACTCGACTAAATTTGAggaatgttttaatttagtaCATAATCAAAAGTTATATTCAAAggcaatgaaattatttaagaaaggTAGTATGGAGTATAAAAAGATTACTCGAGCTTatggagaatttttattaagtaaaacaaaatatcaagAAGCCGGAATAATGTTTCATAGAAGTGGCGATCTCGATCGAGCTTTAAAAGCATTTAGTACACTAGGTGAAAATTGGCAGGATGCAATCGCGGTATCGAGAGAAATGAAATTAAg TTCTACAGATTTACACGAACTGTATGAACTGCTAGTAAAACGTTTAAAAGCAGAGCGAAATTATGAGGATGGAGctacaatattaaaagattatttaaacgaCGCTGAAGAAGCTGTTGCATTATTGTGCGAGGGAAAAGTTTGGAAACGTGCCGTAAGGATAGCACACGATGTTCAACGTCTAGATCTGTGTG AGACACACATTAAACCTGGAATAACAGAACATGCAGAACATGTAATGTCGCAATTGGGTAAATTAAAGGAAGATTTTCTCAGGCATAAATCGCGCCTTGCATTGGTAAGAGTAGAGATAAGCGCAAGACAAACACGGCCGTGTAACGAATCGATTTATCATGATGAACCGGCATTCGGCAAAGAAATTACGGACTCTCTTAGTGAAACAAGCAGCATTGCGGATTCTGTTTCAAGTAAAAAATCGCGAACGTCTACAGCTTCtag gagaaGTTATCGATCAAGTAAAAATCGTAGGAAACAGGAGAGAAaacttttaagtttaaaaGAGGGCAGTACATTTGAAGATTTAGGCTTAATACACGTCCTTTATCAGATTATTACTActgcgtataaaaataaag acGAATGGTTTCGACTAGTTCAGGTGTTAACACGCTTTGAATTCGATGAATGTGCGGAAAAActctatattgaaataaataatttcttcgaaTTGGTAGAAAATAGTAAATCAGAAATTTGGGACAAATCAGCCCCTACGAGTTTAGCCGAGGTG GAAAAAATGGCAATTTATACACCTGCACAAATTCAAGAAATTACTGCacctattaaattaatag aaCGATACATAACGCATCCGCCTGAAACTGATTCAACATCCTGTGTtctaagtattttttaa